One window of Saccharomyces mikatae IFO 1815 strain IFO1815 genome assembly, chromosome: 8 genomic DNA carries:
- the STE12 gene encoding homeodomain family transcription factor STE12 (similar to Saccharomyces cerevisiae STE12 (YHR084W); ancestral locus Anc_5.379): MKVQITNSRTEEILKIQTGNESDEASKATPSEVEESLRLIDDLKFFLATAPVNWQENQIIRRYYLNSGQGFVSCVFWNNLYYITGTDIVKCCLYRMQKFGREVVQKKKFEEGIFSDLRNLKCGIDATLEQPKSEFLSFLFRNMCLKTQKKQKVFFWFSVAHDKLFADALERDLKRESLNQPSTTKPINEPALSFSYDSSSDKPLYDQLLQHLESRRPSSAIKSDDSPSKLESENFKDAELVTVTNQPLLGVDLMDRTPESPSQVDDFAPQKLIIEPNTLELNSLADETSHVLPKNAAKSRDEEDFPLDYFPVSVEYPTEENAFDPFPQQAFTPAAPSIPISYDNVSERESMPVNSLLNRYPYQLSVAPTFPVPPSSSRQHFMTNRDFYSSNNNKEKLVSPSDPTSYIKYDEPVIDLEESRLNENGTNSKSYNSGQQTKQHQLYSNNFQQSYPNGMVPGYYPKMPFNPMVGDSLLDQAFYGADDLFFPPEGCDSSVIYPQTATSWNVLPPQAMQPAPTYVPRPYTPNYRSTPGSAMFPYMQNSNSVQWNTAVSPYRSRAPSTTAKNYPPSTFYPQNMNQYSRRRTVGMKASQANVPTNNKLSVGKSAKVSKPLHIKTSAYQKQYKINLEAKTKPITGDEDSVHSDKSREVSMPTPDSNTLVIQSEEDGVNSPEVQTSGVSKKKLPDTT, from the coding sequence ATGAAAGTCCAAATAACCAACAGTAGAACGGAAGAAATCttaaaaattcaaaccGGTAATGAGAGTGATGAAGCTAGTAAAGCTACTCCGAGTGAAGTTGAGGAGTCGCTTAGATTAATCGATGATttaaaattctttttggCTACAGCGCCGGTAAATTGGcaagaaaaccaaattATAAGGCGATACTATTTGAATAGTGGACAGGGTTTTGTGTCTTGTGTATTTTGGAACAATTTATACTATATTACAGGTACTGATATTGTCAAATGTTGTCTTTACAGAATGCAAAAGTTTGGAAGAGAGGTGGtccagaaaaaaaaatttgaagaaggaaTCTTTTCAGATTTAAGAAATCTTAAATGCGGTATTGATGCCACTTTAGAACAACCAAAGTCCgaatttttatcttttctatttagGAATATGTGCCTGAAAACtcagaaaaagcaaaaggtGTTCTTCTGGTTCAGTGTAGCACATGACAAATTATTTGCAGATGCACTAGAAagagatttgaaaagagaaagtttGAATCAACCTTCTACTACTAAGCCCATTAACGAACCTGCTTTATCGTTTTCTTATGATTCCTCTTCCGATAAACCTCTGTACGATCAATTGCTTCAACATTTAGAATCTAGAAGACCGTCAAGTGCAATAAAATCTGATGATTCGCCTTCCAAATTGGAGAGCGAAAACTTCAAGGACGCTGAGTTGGTAACAGTGACCAATCAGCCGCTTTTGGGTGTTGATCTCATGGATAGGACGCCAGAATCCCCTTCTCAAGTTGATGACTTCGCTCCCcaaaaattaataatagAACCAAATACTCTTGAATTAAACAGCCTCGCTGATGAAACGTCTCATGTTTTGCCCAAGAATGCTGCTAAGAGCAGagacgaagaagatttCCCTCTTGATTATTTTCCTGTATCTGTTGAGTATCCTACGGAGGAAAATGCATTTGATCCATTTCCCCAACAGGCCTTCACACCGGCTGCCCCTTCCATTCCTATTTCCTATGACAATGTGAGTGAAAGGGAGTCTATGCCTGTAAACTCCCTTCTCAACAGATACCCTTATCAATTATCAGTGGCACCTACGTTTCCCGTGCCGCCGTCTTCATCAAGACAGCACTTTATGACAAATCGGGATTTCTATTCAtccaataataataaagagaaattaGTATCTCCCAGCGATCCTACCAGTTATATTAAATACGACGAACCTGTAATAGATCTGGAAGAATCTCGactaaatgaaaatggcACGAATTCTAAATCCTATAACTCTGGTCAACAAACTAAGCAGCATCAACTATATTCAAATAATTTCCAACAATCATATCCCAACGGAATGGTTCCAGGATATTATCCAAAAATGCCGTTTAATCCCATGGTGGGAGATTCTTTACTTGACCAAGCCTTCTATGGTGCTgatgatcttttctttccaccAGAAGGATGTGACAGCAGTGTAATATATCCACAAACCGCGACTTCATGGAACGTTTTGCCTCCTCAAGCCATGCAACCGGCTCCAACATATGTTCCCAGACCGTACACACCAAATTACAGATCAACACCGGGCTCGGCGATGTTTCCATATATGCAGAATTCAAATTCGGTGCAATGGAACACCGCTGTTTCACCATATCGCTCAAGAGCACCATCTACTACTGCCAAAAACTACCCCCCCAGTACGTTTTATCCTCAAAACATGAATCAGTATTCACGGCGAAGAACTGTAGGAATGAAGGCTTCACAAGCAAATGTTCCAACAAATAACAAACTATCTGTGGGCAAATCTgcaaaagtttcaaaaccTCTTCATATTAAAACAAGCGCctatcaaaaacaatacaaAATTAACTTGGAGGCCAAAACTAAGCCAATTACTGGTGATGAAGATTCTGTTCATTCGGACAAGAGTAGGGAAGTTTCGATGCCAACACCAGATTCAAATACTTTGGTGATTCAatcagaagaagatggaGTTAATTCGCCTGAGGTACAAACTAGCGGTgtatcaaaaaagaaacttccAGATACAACTTGA